One window of Acetomicrobium sp. S15 = DSM 107314 genomic DNA carries:
- a CDS encoding flavodoxin family protein yields the protein MKRILALLGSPRENGNTATLARAVAEGAAERGYEASFVQLARLSIKGCIDCRRCWEKGRPCVIKDDMDAIYDSLASSDAVIFATPLYWYTWSGQIKLLWDRLLPFGSPKAEKSLAGKKAILVAAAGEEDLSAFDGLLFSYDKSCSFLDLLQVGRILATGVYEAGEIGKGEWLSEAKDLGRRLA from the coding sequence ATGAAACGTATACTGGCTCTGTTGGGCAGCCCGAGGGAAAACGGCAATACTGCGACACTGGCTCGCGCCGTGGCGGAAGGAGCCGCAGAACGAGGGTACGAAGCGTCCTTCGTGCAGCTGGCACGCCTCTCGATAAAGGGATGTATAGATTGCAGGCGCTGCTGGGAGAAGGGAAGGCCCTGTGTCATAAAAGACGACATGGATGCCATTTATGACTCCCTCGCTTCGTCAGATGCCGTAATCTTCGCCACTCCCCTCTATTGGTATACATGGAGCGGGCAGATCAAACTTCTATGGGACAGGTTGCTGCCATTCGGCTCGCCGAAGGCCGAAAAGAGCTTAGCCGGCAAAAAGGCGATCCTCGTGGCTGCAGCCGGCGAGGAAGACCTGTCGGCTTTCGATGGCCTTCTCTTTTCATACGACAAGTCGTGCTCTTTCCTTGATCTGCTACAGGTAGGAAGGATTCTGGCCACAGGGGTTTATGAAGCGGGCGAAATCGGTAAAGGGGAGTGGCTTTCCGAGGCGAAAGACCTCGGAAGGAGACTCGCTTGA
- a CDS encoding lysine exporter LysO family protein: MELRALAFLASGILVGYSGLAEWAFTVSDKIVSWLLLFLFFFIGADMALKGSLGELLRLKGREIFLPFASLLGGAAGGFLAGWMAGASLPLATASGIGSGYYSITTVLLKEMADPTSATIGFLVNLMRECLVIAAAPFLVRLFGKHGTVGIAGATAMDVALPFITKSAGGEIALLSFASGVVVSVLVPVMVPLSYHIVERVFGA; the protein is encoded by the coding sequence ATGGAGCTTAGAGCGCTTGCCTTCCTCGCGTCTGGCATCCTCGTAGGATACAGCGGCTTGGCGGAGTGGGCTTTTACCGTATCTGACAAGATAGTTTCGTGGCTTCTGTTATTTCTGTTCTTCTTCATAGGGGCCGATATGGCACTCAAGGGGTCGCTCGGAGAGCTTCTCCGCTTAAAGGGGAGGGAGATATTTCTGCCCTTCGCAAGCCTCTTGGGAGGCGCGGCAGGCGGCTTTTTGGCCGGATGGATGGCAGGCGCATCCCTTCCATTAGCCACTGCCTCCGGCATAGGAAGCGGCTACTACAGCATTACGACCGTCCTGCTCAAGGAGATGGCCGATCCGACCTCGGCCACGATAGGCTTCCTCGTGAACCTCATGAGAGAATGCCTGGTCATAGCCGCTGCGCCCTTTCTGGTAAGGCTTTTCGGCAAACATGGGACCGTAGGCATAGCCGGCGCTACGGCGATGGACGTGGCTTTGCCGTTTATAACCAAGAGCGCCGGAGGGGAGATAGCGCTCCTCTCCTTCGCATCGGGCGTGGTAGTTTCGGTCTTAGTCCCCGTGATGGTGCCGCTGTCGTACCACATAGTCGAAAGGGTATTCGGCGCTTGA
- a CDS encoding LysO family transporter has product MSVFFFLLALLLGVYAGKTRAPRALVNNSGKVLTTLIYALLFVVGIEVGGHREALANLKEIGLQSTAICAGSVLGSGLLSRLVAGRGDKEDGA; this is encoded by the coding sequence TTGAGCGTCTTTTTCTTCCTCTTGGCCCTCCTTTTGGGCGTATACGCAGGAAAGACGAGGGCACCCCGCGCCCTCGTCAACAATTCCGGCAAGGTCCTCACCACCTTGATCTACGCTCTGCTCTTCGTCGTGGGGATCGAAGTGGGAGGTCACAGAGAAGCTTTAGCCAACCTGAAAGAGATAGGATTGCAGTCGACAGCAATATGCGCCGGATCCGTCTTGGGAAGCGGCCTGCTCTCCCGGCTGGTGGCGGGCAGAGGAGACAAGGAAGATGGAGCTTAG
- a CDS encoding DUF72 domain-containing protein encodes MAEFRIGTCSWADRSLLSSEWYPKGANGAASRLRHYSLHFNCVEVNSTFYAIPAQREIYLWMARTPPDFLFSVKAFALLTLHALPIENLPRWLGGQVKNGKKLVTLYDFPRATRKRVLDAFLELVAVLHSAGRLGYLLFQLPPRIRFEDRWLLYLKRIRELTLPLPIAVEVRHRSWLEEGTSERFLGFLRDENVAYVAVDEPELPWTVPPLWPLTASWGTVVRFHGRNVSGWRKAGASVEERFSYLYTVEELTKWKDQALLAAQSVPRIFIMFNNCYRDYAVKNALQMKAMLGLAPWGEAAVQTKLSPLDGGPSGSEDL; translated from the coding sequence ATGGCCGAGTTTCGGATAGGAACTTGCTCGTGGGCCGACAGGTCGCTGCTTTCTTCCGAATGGTACCCTAAGGGGGCGAATGGCGCCGCCTCCAGGTTACGCCACTACAGCCTTCACTTTAACTGTGTCGAGGTGAACAGCACTTTCTATGCCATACCGGCGCAGAGGGAAATCTACCTGTGGATGGCTCGTACGCCTCCCGACTTTCTCTTTTCCGTCAAAGCCTTTGCCCTTCTGACGTTGCACGCCCTACCGATCGAAAATTTGCCTCGATGGCTCGGTGGTCAGGTTAAGAACGGGAAGAAGCTCGTCACGCTTTATGATTTTCCTCGGGCGACTCGCAAGAGGGTTTTGGATGCCTTTTTGGAACTCGTTGCAGTTCTTCACAGCGCTGGACGGCTCGGTTATCTCCTGTTCCAACTCCCACCTCGGATACGCTTTGAGGATCGGTGGCTGCTCTACCTTAAGCGTATTCGAGAGCTGACACTGCCGCTTCCCATAGCCGTAGAGGTTCGGCATCGTTCATGGCTCGAAGAGGGTACGTCCGAACGCTTCCTCGGTTTTTTGCGGGATGAAAACGTGGCTTACGTCGCCGTTGACGAGCCCGAACTCCCCTGGACTGTCCCGCCTTTGTGGCCGCTCACAGCAAGCTGGGGAACGGTTGTGAGGTTTCATGGCCGCAATGTATCGGGTTGGCGCAAAGCCGGCGCTTCGGTGGAGGAGAGATTTTCTTATCTTTATACCGTCGAAGAGTTGACCAAGTGGAAAGACCAGGCCCTCTTAGCGGCGCAGAGCGTGCCCAGGATTTTTATCATGTTCAATAACTGTTATCGCGACTATGCCGTTAAAAATGCCCTGCAGATGAAAGCGATGCTGGGACTTGCTCCCTGGGGCGAGGCTGCCGTGCAAACGAAGCTGTCTCCCTTGGATGGCGGTCCGAGCGGTTCTGAGGATCTTTGA